One window from the genome of Gammaproteobacteria bacterium encodes:
- a CDS encoding adenylosuccinate lyase (Catalyzes two discrete reactions in the de novo synthesis of purines: the cleavage of adenylosuccinate and succinylaminoimidazole carboxamide ribotide), with product HFAEKLPVSRWQRDLTDSTVLRNLGVAAAHSALAWSANLKGLNKLEVNPTRLAEDLDANWEVLGEAIQTVMRRYGLDNPYEQLKALTRGQGISQASLKEFITGLDIPQAEKERLMQLTPASYIGDAAILAKEI from the coding sequence CATTTTGCCGAAAAACTCCCGGTCTCACGCTGGCAACGCGACCTGACCGATTCAACCGTGTTACGAAATCTTGGAGTGGCTGCTGCGCACAGCGCTCTGGCCTGGAGCGCAAATTTAAAAGGCTTGAACAAGCTTGAGGTTAACCCGACTCGCCTGGCTGAAGACCTGGATGCCAACTGGGAAGTTTTGGGAGAAGCTATTCAAACCGTCATGCGACGTTATGGTCTGGACAATCCATACGAACAGCTCAAAGCCTTGACCCGCGGGCAAGGCATCAGTCAGGCGAGTTTGAAAGAATTCATTACGGGTTTGGATATTCCCCAAGCGGAGAAGGAACGCCTGATGCAACTGACTCCGGCCTCGTACATTGGGGATGCGGCCATCTTGGCTAAAGAAATATAG
- a CDS encoding GNAT family N-acetyltransferase produces MSHIVREAFWHQDKQALRDIRRIVFIQGQNVPQELEWDDRDEHCWHVLVFEHDKAIATGRLDTDGKIGRMAVLDAYRGQGVGKLVLTQLIKIARREGIAQTYMHAQCHALPFYLKNGYEAYGDVYDEAGIPHQNARERLV; encoded by the coding sequence GTGTCACACATCGTTCGTGAAGCATTCTGGCATCAAGATAAACAGGCCTTGCGTGATATTCGTCGGATTGTTTTTATTCAAGGGCAAAACGTGCCTCAAGAACTGGAATGGGATGACCGCGATGAGCATTGTTGGCATGTATTGGTTTTTGAACACGACAAAGCCATTGCCACCGGTCGTTTGGATACGGATGGCAAAATTGGTCGCATGGCCGTGTTAGACGCGTATCGCGGGCAAGGTGTGGGTAAGTTGGTCTTGACGCAATTGATCAAAATTGCCCGTCGCGAAGGCATTGCCCAAACCTATATGCACGCCCAGTGTCATGCCCTGCCGTTCTATCTGAAAAACGGCTACGAAGCATATGGTGACGTGTACGATGAAGCAGGCATCCCCCATCAAAATGCCAGAGAAAGACTGGTTTAA
- a CDS encoding tandem-95 repeat protein, whose amino-acid sequence MGRTFSSNLILLILLVLSACGGSGEVPVAQQQNNQPRAVSDSYKVDSNTSLPVLSNDSDPDGDSISITAITQPPHGTASINGDVIDLQIDQDFVGVETFTYTISDSKGATATAQVTLELNPANKVPVANNDRVVGQRDAIIDIAVLENDSDENGDALTITEVGSASSGSVSIVNNAIRYIPNAGFIGDDTFTYTVSDGSLIASASVTIVVNDASAAGNQTPITQADNFSVLFETTTNLDVLLNDSDPENDQLSIIEILEPDHGSVAIVTISSNGTNIDGIEYTPHPNYIGVDSLIYIVSDGNTSTAETVHLEVKTQEQNNRPSAKDDSVFTTPGNSVALSPYTNDLDLDGDALSLVTISAPLNGTVSIDENGTPNNFLDDVITYTPDPGFIGTETLVYSLSDGFDEDRAAINFIVASSQANTMQVTGSVHKGAVASSLVSLYESDRNGMPIWSKPVISATSEPDGSWVTAVPTNKTLLIAVAEGGSFIDETEPDSNATSKRLVTLSQLPVLESVWESGQTHVSINAYTSALLRKARFESSSSIFVTLDNNRGFAKDAFGYDPFSTRPTDPIEPDPAASTDAMNYAVFLGGFANALNANATEFNLALPTSELVDAVIEDLSDCVLDAKSFAVPVPFSSSFLNDITDINPEIRRFRNNNFTRFPGPQVEINITACQQDGTSTDFEAPVISLNPATSGDIDFSVLAGDTFVDPGASATDNVDGDLSTSVTTEIRLDANLVSTVDTTIPGDYIITYSVIDTSGNTTTDSRVVTVLLPDLSINDVQITEGDVGTTDMIFTVSLDQAIGLDIMVDASTDDTASTAKLSDNDYVANAQSLTIPAGQTTAIFTVQVNNDIKVEQNETIVVRLSNAVNAALLDAQGQGTIINDDATTLSVSDATVTEGNSGNTDLIFQISLSAPSFQPITVEFRTEDITAQVSDSDYIPLGGSINTVTFPPNITMIPVTIPVKGDFKPEADETLRLLILNAVNASISDPEGIGTILNDDLLSLSISDAMVTEGNSGDTPQLEFVITLDQSSEADVSFDVRTIDGSALQSDSDYVADAGSTLIIPANQLNISYFVDITGDELVEADETLNVEISNPVNATISNSMANGTILNDDGVSIRVNDVAITEGDSANPQAIFTVSLSNPDTINIVEVDYQTSAVTAVAGNDFTPVSGRLSFPLNQTTQTIAVDILNDTLVESIETFTLDLSNELNATMADAQGVATITDNDKSVVSVNSASLAEGDVGVSGMNFTFTLDQVSVDDIVIDYNTQDNTATGADADFVATAGSAVITAGTLNTTVVIDVNGDVQVEADESFLLNLVNATNASIATLSTSGNIFNDDASLIMQKIVINDNTGAATVANFNVTTDAGVANFSSANTVGASTTYTSELIPVNAGTYSLTELEIPGYSEGLWSCDAGNLTANAFNAGSISLLNGDEAVCSITNNDEAIISIDSPSIVEGNTGTVDLVYTVSLDQASTVDVTVDADVSGGTATPGIDFTATQQTLSIPAGSTSTTYTVTVNSDNIVENDESIEVTLTTPVNALLGSATGSGLVSNDDFTSLNIDDVTLNESDAGTNFVFTVSLTQPADSNVTVDYLTADGTATTVDNDYVMASGSLTFTPGVVTQTITITVNGDTTVESDETFLIDLVNPAIATIADAQGQGTITNDDTTELVINDVTASETNTTTTFVFTVTLTEPADSNVIVDYSTTDGTATVADVDYDAAAGTLTFTPGMLSQSINIVVNGDTKVEDNETFSVNLSNPVIATLLDGSGTGTITNDDSSLLSITDTSQAELDTGSSIFNFTVSLNNPSALPVTVLYTTNDNTATVADSDYVATSGILTFASGETSKVIPVTVNGDVAVELDETFFIDLSAPTVAGILDGQGVGTITNDDASLIIRKVVINDNGNNLGAVDFGIATDAGALNFQPGVVTGSTTTYDADNLTVNAGSYTLSENDLQEYTEGTWACTVGTVTDNGFNTGSVTLSNGDEAICTISNDDIALQFNLSISNNSGLINDNDGDGKHSAGDSITYTYTIDNSGLVKLKNVEVTDLLIDPIGNPICFFSTITAANNASCDVEYFLTQADFDSTTNGGMITNNASSIAFAPDEASIVSETGPAGDNNVTTTFTQFKDFLITEVPDATVYFIGETITFDYSVENTGNLTISAGDLVISDILTSSSYACPQMAPGDVCTPAPLPTYVVDIVDVTVTSPTTAEVFNTYNAVHPDLARSLNTTRNVGFADPNDFDQDGLTNAEEANLRDVVDPVKYACLSETDPDSDNDGISDGVEVANNMLPCTAAAPGSVNPVLSADPFPGNITNEPQYGTSPDNPVTYLIEPGVFPGEINLGLTNSSSQCQYVNYVGSVSSSDSGQVAQLADDGRPTTILDMEGVRFSHLQDCDTIRISNMVLTNGVGFDSGGGSTRGGGIRISSGSILYLDNVWIENNLVTDQGGGIGVSNSGTILNAVNIVVRENDISGGKGGGGIWVGNGATMNIEDSRIYDNTSAGFGGGGIALDPGATALIKNNIIANNETLAGSSDGGGGILVLGIPTSATIINNVISGNESVIKGGGIALDNTSAGVNIHNNLIIGNYAPDGGGVYVDGDSALRNNTLAYNQSLNSGAAILVIAGSPIIRDSVFWENRTGNADLSSPTVAGDTFDTSTTPYAYSSFNLIGSPEGNVINNDQLLSDPLFDLAFYLGSGSPAINSGSVTSATAETETGVLFTQKTTDSTGTAVDAASGDGAQLNRGYHYQEGSVGIADQIIIQNPSDLKVLLSDPGPIRKISFIPASVGVRLGDGQDVQVSLSANSANIGFESTTSLQPLGIDSDFAANIGDGEYLITLRILPATTMGTFDLNFSVNGVLFVQTFTVE is encoded by the coding sequence GGTGACGCTCTAACCATTACTGAGGTCGGTTCTGCAAGCAGTGGCAGCGTTAGTATTGTAAATAATGCAATCCGCTACATTCCAAATGCAGGATTTATTGGTGATGACACGTTTACCTACACCGTTTCAGACGGTTCACTGATTGCATCTGCGAGTGTCACCATAGTCGTTAATGACGCGAGTGCCGCTGGTAATCAAACTCCGATTACCCAAGCCGATAATTTTTCGGTTCTGTTTGAGACCACAACCAATCTGGATGTATTGCTAAATGACAGTGATCCCGAGAATGATCAACTCAGCATTATTGAAATACTTGAACCCGATCACGGCAGCGTTGCGATCGTCACTATCAGTTCCAATGGCACAAACATTGACGGCATCGAGTACACGCCTCACCCTAATTACATTGGGGTTGATTCGCTGATCTATATCGTGAGTGACGGTAACACCAGCACAGCAGAAACCGTGCATCTCGAAGTTAAAACGCAAGAGCAGAATAATCGCCCATCCGCCAAAGACGATTCAGTATTCACCACACCGGGAAACAGTGTTGCCCTGAGTCCATACACCAATGATCTGGATTTGGATGGCGATGCACTGAGTCTGGTAACGATCAGCGCGCCCTTGAACGGTACAGTGAGCATTGATGAAAACGGGACACCAAATAATTTCCTGGATGATGTCATTACCTATACGCCTGATCCTGGATTCATCGGTACAGAAACACTGGTGTATTCCTTGTCAGACGGATTTGATGAAGACCGTGCAGCGATCAACTTTATTGTTGCGTCTTCACAAGCAAATACGATGCAAGTTACCGGTTCGGTACACAAAGGTGCCGTTGCCAGTTCGCTGGTTTCATTGTACGAGTCCGATCGTAATGGCATGCCAATCTGGTCTAAACCGGTAATTTCAGCAACATCAGAGCCAGACGGTAGCTGGGTAACCGCTGTACCCACGAATAAAACATTATTGATTGCGGTTGCTGAAGGCGGCAGTTTTATTGATGAGACTGAACCAGACAGTAATGCCACAAGTAAACGCCTGGTTACTTTGTCACAATTACCCGTCCTTGAATCAGTCTGGGAAAGTGGCCAAACCCATGTGTCCATCAATGCCTACACTTCAGCGCTGTTGCGTAAAGCCCGTTTTGAATCCAGTAGCAGTATTTTTGTGACTCTCGATAATAATCGGGGCTTTGCAAAGGATGCATTTGGATATGATCCTTTCTCGACCAGGCCGACTGATCCCATTGAGCCGGATCCTGCTGCCAGTACAGATGCGATGAATTACGCGGTATTTCTTGGCGGTTTTGCCAATGCCCTGAATGCCAATGCTACGGAATTCAATCTGGCACTGCCCACCAGTGAATTGGTGGATGCGGTCATTGAAGATCTTTCAGATTGTGTTTTGGATGCTAAAAGTTTTGCTGTACCAGTGCCGTTCTCCAGCAGTTTTCTTAACGACATCACAGATATAAATCCTGAGATACGCCGTTTTCGCAATAACAATTTCACAAGGTTTCCGGGTCCACAGGTAGAGATCAACATAACAGCCTGTCAGCAAGATGGTACTTCGACTGATTTCGAAGCGCCTGTTATTTCACTCAACCCGGCGACCAGTGGAGACATTGATTTCAGCGTACTTGCAGGTGATACTTTTGTCGACCCGGGGGCCAGCGCCACGGATAATGTTGATGGCGATCTCAGCACTAGCGTAACTACCGAGATCCGGCTGGACGCCAATTTGGTGTCTACAGTCGATACCACGATTCCTGGTGATTACATCATTACGTATTCAGTGATAGACACCAGTGGTAATACAACAACTGATAGTCGTGTTGTTACGGTGTTATTGCCTGATCTGTCAATTAACGATGTGCAGATTACTGAAGGGGATGTTGGAACCACAGACATGATCTTTACTGTCTCGCTCGATCAAGCCATCGGGCTGGACATCATGGTGGATGCCTCGACAGACGATACTGCCAGTACGGCAAAACTTTCGGATAACGATTACGTTGCGAATGCGCAATCATTAACCATCCCGGCAGGACAAACAACCGCTATATTCACGGTACAAGTTAATAATGATATTAAAGTAGAACAAAATGAAACCATTGTGGTGCGATTGAGTAATGCGGTCAACGCAGCGCTCCTGGATGCACAGGGCCAGGGAACCATTATTAATGATGATGCAACTACTTTGTCGGTTAGTGACGCAACAGTAACGGAAGGTAACTCCGGTAATACCGACCTGATATTCCAGATTTCTCTGAGTGCACCGTCATTTCAGCCGATAACGGTTGAATTCAGAACCGAAGATATTACCGCTCAAGTATCGGATAGCGATTACATTCCACTGGGTGGATCGATCAACACGGTGACCTTCCCGCCAAACATCACCATGATCCCGGTAACTATCCCGGTGAAAGGTGATTTTAAACCTGAAGCGGATGAAACATTACGCTTGCTCATTTTGAATGCTGTCAATGCAAGCATCAGTGATCCAGAAGGGATCGGTACAATTTTGAACGACGACTTACTGAGTCTGAGTATCAGTGATGCCATGGTCACAGAAGGTAACAGCGGTGATACACCTCAACTTGAATTTGTCATTACTCTGGATCAGTCCTCCGAAGCAGACGTTTCATTTGATGTGCGAACTATTGATGGAAGCGCTTTGCAAAGTGATTCAGACTATGTTGCGGATGCAGGCAGCACCTTAATCATCCCGGCCAACCAATTGAACATCAGCTATTTTGTCGATATTACTGGTGATGAACTGGTTGAAGCTGATGAAACTCTGAATGTCGAGATCTCCAATCCGGTCAATGCAACTATATCGAATAGCATGGCAAACGGCACGATCTTGAACGATGATGGTGTCAGTATCCGTGTAAATGATGTCGCGATCACTGAAGGGGATTCGGCAAATCCACAAGCAATCTTTACCGTTTCATTATCAAACCCTGACACAATCAATATAGTTGAAGTTGACTATCAAACCTCCGCAGTGACTGCCGTTGCCGGTAATGATTTCACACCGGTATCGGGACGCTTGTCATTCCCCTTGAATCAAACCACTCAAACAATTGCTGTCGACATTCTAAATGATACGCTGGTTGAGTCGATTGAGACCTTCACGCTGGATCTGTCCAATGAATTGAATGCCACCATGGCTGATGCGCAGGGTGTGGCTACAATCACCGATAATGACAAATCGGTTGTGAGTGTAAATTCCGCCTCGCTTGCGGAGGGTGACGTTGGTGTATCCGGTATGAATTTTACTTTCACTCTGGATCAAGTCAGCGTGGATGACATCGTCATAGACTATAACACCCAGGACAACACAGCCACTGGAGCTGATGCGGACTTTGTGGCCACAGCGGGCTCAGCCGTGATCACCGCTGGTACTTTAAACACGACTGTTGTTATTGATGTTAACGGGGATGTACAAGTGGAGGCAGATGAGAGTTTTCTGCTTAATCTCGTTAATGCGACCAACGCCTCGATTGCCACGCTCTCCACAAGCGGCAATATTTTCAACGACGATGCCAGTCTGATTATGCAAAAGATCGTTATTAACGACAACACCGGTGCAGCAACAGTAGCCAACTTTAATGTAACTACTGACGCAGGCGTTGCAAATTTTTCCAGTGCAAACACAGTCGGAGCCTCGACTACCTATACGTCAGAATTAATTCCGGTCAATGCCGGAACCTACAGTTTGACTGAGCTGGAAATTCCAGGCTACAGCGAAGGGCTGTGGTCTTGTGATGCGGGTAACTTGACGGCAAATGCATTCAATGCAGGCTCGATTTCATTATTGAATGGTGATGAGGCTGTTTGTTCGATCACCAATAACGATGAAGCGATCATCAGTATTGATAGTCCCAGCATTGTGGAGGGCAATACCGGTACTGTAGATCTGGTATATACCGTATCTCTGGATCAAGCCAGTACCGTGGACGTAACTGTAGATGCTGATGTCTCAGGTGGCACAGCAACTCCCGGGATTGACTTTACTGCCACTCAGCAAACTTTGTCGATTCCCGCAGGAAGTACATCGACAACCTATACAGTGACCGTGAATAGTGACAATATTGTTGAGAATGACGAAAGTATTGAAGTCACATTAACAACACCGGTCAATGCGCTTTTGGGTTCGGCTACAGGAAGCGGTCTTGTTAGTAACGATGACTTCACCAGTTTAAACATTGATGATGTGACCCTGAACGAATCTGATGCAGGCACCAATTTTGTATTCACAGTATCGCTGACACAGCCGGCAGACAGCAATGTAACGGTCGATTATTTAACGGCTGATGGCACAGCAACAACAGTGGATAATGACTATGTGATGGCATCAGGGTCATTAACTTTTACCCCGGGTGTAGTCACACAAACCATCACCATTACGGTGAATGGCGATACAACGGTAGAAAGTGACGAAACATTTCTGATCGATCTTGTTAATCCTGCCATCGCAACAATAGCCGATGCCCAGGGTCAGGGAACCATTACCAATGACGACACTACTGAACTTGTTATTAATGATGTCACAGCATCGGAAACAAATACCACAACCACATTTGTTTTCACGGTTACTCTGACAGAGCCGGCTGACAGCAATGTGATCGTTGACTACAGCACAACAGACGGTACCGCAACAGTAGCAGATGTCGATTATGACGCAGCAGCAGGCACCTTGACATTTACACCAGGAATGCTCTCCCAATCGATTAACATAGTAGTTAACGGTGATACCAAGGTGGAGGATAATGAGACCTTTAGCGTTAATTTAAGTAACCCCGTTATTGCCACGCTTCTGGATGGTAGTGGAACCGGCACAATTACCAATGACGATTCATCATTATTGAGCATTACTGACACTAGCCAAGCCGAACTGGATACAGGGAGCAGCATATTTAATTTCACGGTCAGCCTGAATAATCCATCCGCCTTGCCAGTGACCGTGTTATATACAACCAATGACAATACAGCCACTGTTGCAGATTCGGATTATGTAGCCACATCAGGCATATTAACCTTTGCATCTGGCGAAACCTCAAAGGTTATTCCGGTTACCGTTAATGGTGATGTAGCGGTCGAATTGGATGAAACATTTTTTATTGATCTATCCGCGCCAACAGTAGCCGGCATTCTGGATGGTCAGGGTGTGGGCACAATAACCAATGATGATGCGAGTTTGATCATCAGAAAAGTGGTAATAAATGACAATGGAAATAATCTCGGTGCCGTTGACTTTGGTATTGCCACAGATGCCGGTGCACTTAACTTTCAGCCCGGAGTAGTCACCGGCAGTACCACGACTTACGATGCTGATAACTTAACAGTTAATGCGGGTAGTTACACATTAAGTGAAAACGACTTACAAGAATACACAGAAGGAACCTGGGCTTGTACTGTGGGCACTGTTACTGATAACGGCTTTAATACAGGCTCTGTGACACTGAGTAATGGTGATGAAGCCATTTGCACTATTAGCAATGATGACATTGCTCTACAATTTAATTTGAGTATTTCAAATAATTCCGGGTTAATTAATGACAATGATGGCGATGGTAAACACAGTGCCGGAGATTCCATTACCTATACTTATACAATTGACAATAGCGGACTGGTTAAATTAAAGAATGTAGAGGTAACCGATCTGTTGATTGATCCGATCGGTAACCCGATTTGCTTTTTTTCAACAATCACTGCAGCAAACAATGCGAGCTGTGATGTGGAATATTTTCTAACCCAGGCAGATTTTGATTCCACCACCAATGGCGGAATGATAACGAATAACGCCAGTAGCATTGCATTTGCTCCTGATGAGGCCAGTATAGTGAGTGAAACAGGTCCTGCTGGGGATAATAATGTAACTACTACATTTACTCAATTCAAGGACTTCCTCATCACGGAAGTGCCGGATGCAACAGTCTATTTTATCGGCGAAACAATCACATTTGATTACAGCGTGGAAAATACAGGCAACCTCACCATTAGCGCAGGTGACCTGGTCATTAGTGACATATTAACATCCAGTAGTTATGCCTGCCCGCAAATGGCGCCTGGTGATGTCTGTACACCTGCACCATTACCAACGTATGTCGTTGACATTGTAGATGTCACGGTGACATCGCCAACTACTGCTGAAGTATTCAATACATACAATGCTGTTCATCCAGATCTGGCCCGCTCTTTGAACACAACACGGAATGTCGGGTTTGCCGATCCCAATGATTTTGACCAGGATGGATTAACCAATGCAGAAGAAGCAAATTTACGCGATGTCGTCGATCCGGTTAAATATGCATGTTTGAGTGAAACGGATCCCGACAGTGATAATGATGGCATCAGCGATGGTGTCGAAGTCGCCAACAATATGCTGCCTTGTACAGCTGCGGCACCAGGCAGTGTGAACCCGGTTTTAAGCGCTGATCCATTTCCGGGCAACATCACTAATGAACCTCAATACGGCACCTCACCTGATAATCCTGTCACATATCTGATTGAGCCCGGTGTATTCCCGGGTGAGATCAATCTCGGCCTAACCAACAGCAGCTCACAATGTCAATACGTCAATTACGTGGGCTCGGTGAGCTCAAGCGATTCTGGTCAAGTTGCTCAATTAGCGGATGATGGTCGTCCAACCACCATCCTGGATATGGAAGGAGTGAGATTTTCACATTTACAAGATTGTGACACGATCCGGATCTCAAATATGGTATTGACCAACGGCGTCGGTTTTGATTCCGGCGGTGGTAGTACCCGGGGTGGTGGTATACGAATTTCTAGTGGCTCAATTCTGTATCTGGATAATGTTTGGATAGAAAATAATTTGGTCACAGATCAAGGTGGCGGTATTGGTGTATCCAATTCGGGAACAATATTAAATGCAGTGAATATAGTGGTTAGAGAAAACGACATTAGTGGTGGCAAAGGGGGCGGGGGAATTTGGGTTGGTAATGGCGCAACCATGAATATTGAAGATTCCCGTATTTATGATAATACCTCTGCAGGATTTGGCGGCGGTGGTATAGCACTTGATCCAGGTGCTACAGCACTCATTAAAAATAATATCATCGCTAATAATGAAACCCTGGCTGGCTCATCAGATGGCGGCGGGGGCATTTTGGTATTAGGTATTCCAACCTCTGCAACAATCATTAATAATGTTATTAGTGGTAATGAATCTGTAATTAAAGGTGGCGGGATTGCATTAGACAATACAAGTGCCGGTGTCAATATTCATAATAACCTTATCATAGGTAACTATGCACCAGATGGTGGTGGTGTGTACGTTGATGGTGATTCAGCTCTGCGTAACAATACACTTGCCTACAACCAAAGCTTGAATTCAGGCGCTGCGATCTTGGTTATTGCTGGTTCCCCAATCATCAGGGATTCCGTATTCTGGGAAAATCGAACAGGAAATGCTGATTTATCAAGCCCAACAGTTGCAGGCGATACCTTCGACACATCAACAACACCTTATGCCTATTCTTCATTCAATCTGATCGGATCGCCGGAGGGCAATGTGATAAATAATGATCAATTGTTGTCTGATCCGTTATTTGATCTCGCCTTTTATTTGGGCTCGGGTTCACCTGCAATCAATAGTGGCAGTGTGACCTCGGCAACTGCGGAGACTGAAACCGGCGTACTGTTTACCCAAAAAACCACCGATTCAACCGGAACCGCGGTGGATGCAGCCTCTGGTGATGGTGCACAATTGAATAGGGGGTATCATTATCAGGAAGGTTCAGTTGGTATTGCAGATCAAATCATTATCCAAAACCCTTCTGATTTAAAAGTGTTGCTGTCGGATCCTGGACCGATCAGAAAGATTAGTTTTATTCCGGCTTCTGTTGGTGTTCGATTGGGAGATGGTCAGGATGTTCAAGTATCATTGTCTGCGAATAGTGCAAACATCGGATTTGAGTCGACGACTTCATTGCAGCCACTGGGAATTGATTCTGATTTTGCTGCCAACATTGGTGATGGAGAGTATCTAATTACATTGAGAATATTACCAGCAACAACAATGGGTACATTTGATCTCAACTTCAGTGTGAACGGCGTATTATTTGTACAAACATTTACCGTTGAATAA